The Acropora muricata isolate sample 2 chromosome 5, ASM3666990v1, whole genome shotgun sequence genome includes a window with the following:
- the LOC136917191 gene encoding TPR and ankyrin repeat-containing protein 1-like isoform X2 — protein MDLKQVTMTAQMAMENRDFPKALHFLSMALAHLAQVASPVASVFLLVQRAECFWQMGEFQASVTDMEQAIRAGLPREFKNSQEEIWKWTDHGFSLYERRDYYLAERCVNTAFYFREDPLVQTFLCRALIRFELKHESEARKDIAVIKRFDSRLAEEAALTQKEKAFEEFKQKNYERSLTLFHLALLLHPQGNSNWMKFKRSIESHQADASFKLQRYVQALEIGEQSHHSNSTVNADEAKRWKERGNKLSIDPNTVELAIRYYSLALKYTPPWEKELTAVILSNRSFMYIKRGNKEAALEDATQCVKNKPDWAKAHYRLGSCLLANQMLSEALKSFSRSLELLIGDSNSIEHHKEDTFDQLLSVAVRESGDTSSIQFKIPQNLTQKMIDKAVTEKDWNRLYVLFMGGGGEKCFETGSGGLGTGCDAMNVPLERIIRCDFPNLDMFMRILLYHNAVASEDLVDVAFQLKKCEVMNMLLEEFPAAAARKSAKRCFKSEGQEASQKGDKRGAGRLFELSLKHEDLTPVEKQETLEILCELYFEQKDFTRCLETGLKLKAIYKDDQDSQIKQATLWKNRGSELHKENEFDLMAKYCSLAMEFTPPLNNDVMSALLSNRCLAFTSSKKFKEALTDAKECIALKPQWFRGYSRHGTCLSLLKRHVEALGEFCKAYTYARNEKEKYAMAREVISTAMEIPGGETHITCTISPSLLLHLVKEANEKSDWKKLHFLYLGTKYRGIAFECDASFVPLDLLIAEYDIEDLDKLTGHLLRQGAQPDGLRNRKCPPLLVAMEMMKFRVAVTLLRNNADPCCIVGSDIFINREGKPKQWCHLGCKALERNNYKKAVMLLNMSLHLSDVNTEPVIQTQTYHALAEAYFNINEHELALDAGKNCFKLQSVKSEEEAYRWQVRASSIFEQPDRRYDGICKEYVNLAVKYTPVYSNATLSFLLCLRSKVEQRLGDYARGLEDAKNALKMDPTMLEGYLHHVICLRRLQRLPEAMQVINEYLTQETDEKLMSSLLSEALDISVKLQEGTLALTAPIPSHLLTNLAKQVIERKEWDKLRVLLIGGGGPSRHALGEGGLAPDIDASVVPLGEVIHHFRSKQTLLMTTLLEHGAAANAIDGSTFIPLNEAIEKEDEALVEKLVQMGADCSVAGDDGQPMIHKALNKGLKSGNFTYLKAMMGSRIPSFQTAQDSEGNSLYHICARRKSPKHSCYAIKLLQDANINPHMRNMKGEQAIDMPHLRDRRWKMINAAMRSIKLAKSDVDNSGTDSKCASVKQVKLQEFSPGKDENDSWSTSTDDNKVHELEEVKIIMVDEKQQWRKETVENIKKLIDFFSTNFSFPSLNKPEEQEGKGALNQLSVPPNMATEQENDNRSDVTDDDVLEEEPIDEEMETNIDFNSPFENLPWEVDCTDNVWKIMRSRTVGNNLRKRIVNKIRMLANGRWSKKLCKRLEGQPKREGIQLYESKLTKSQRIIWEKTVAFSNRLSDSPENRLNAANSKGKIYSDIIRVWDIVLDHQRLQRSIDHITKSHNRGMSCLMKTKLKGIPREYDKEDASSALCLPSKYMEIEESNQAPQPFVKKEVRKKANSGLAQIFYPPASSNDQEYHILKFYSFNSALVKSVLESDSSTKVDFPFKVTELEYAIVNLQPNPTTPIILLGRSGTGKTTCCLYRLWNKFQCYWEKAHTAGPYIPKYLSPGDAMVQNDEEDTKEPIEQEAWRKDGPSTSTHVSEQEGKAQAESATASKKQGEESQTQTYTAQSCNLPSENIQCKEDKPEEARGFNLEHLHQMFITKNSVLCSEVEKNFRELCHACPAAESRIKFEGRSIPARIQDIHEEEWPLFVNSRDWLLMLDASLPGKPFFRRAQDGTLLRQIEGWAEEDDHLKVIPATDTDEESDEEEFGEMTETDKENEDPTDKRKEQKQQRDPRREITYQVFHGEIWPKMLNSSKEKIEFHPTLVWTEIRSFIKGSVEALLSSNGVLSNDDYMSLGKKKASNFTADRSIIYGLFRIYQQVRRTKGLFDEADLVFNIHQRLQKITAPEWSVHQFYVDETQDFTQAELSLLIRCCRLPNEMFFTGDTAQSIMRGIAFRFEDLKSLFHHAKEAADMIDHPLQLRVPKKLYQLTYNYRSHAGILNLASSVVDLLLHYFPESFDKLKKDEGLFDGPRPVLIKSCSPSDLALLLQGNHRESSRIEFGAHQVVLVASNEARNKLPDELQQALVMTIYEAKGLEFDDVLIYNFFKDSQARKEWRVVTGFSENLSTMNATSSTGLAEIREDDLTVCYSRPLQFDPEKHKVLNSELKYLYTAITRARVNVWFFDEDEETRAPVFEYFQKLGLVKVVSLLQNGEGTRDLTNMFAVKSTPKEWQKGGHRFYKKGLWALAMKCFERAGDQSMVEKSQARQQADEALRFRYSNKQKMRDEFLKAGERFLKCGMPEEAAICLKNSQEFILVAKLYEKTGKLQEAARLFKKKGLPTDSSRCYESLNNYRDAIETLCQSDHFDEALKVLERFNILSSSGDPESHQGIIPPKLTRTTERLRHLLADKHLNQGNMKEMEDTLKYLPPHDRIAFFKKRKLVSEAAKAMEMEGKREEAALFLRDMGRLQEAVKYSTNPKFSADCLLSLVRTASRVSKIDIPGNLKRALEFYKSCNDINGQAEVFLLRGKLLKEPQTLQDAGRLFDKSKNCCGEVESVTELLKATDFLPPEKFGQWMAVRSLERLFRLLSLLLKPTKQLSNVERNDVEGCEKHFGVFTAGFAQRKVYLYANGGRFAKVDPQFIESNASKTEVTIDAVEARQKIARFLINECVSLHQFIGRMLEKSLRRNSLCRNVTDGAPCENLCCEFQEKDSNDLFNNTFYSMLNFVYLEAVISQEVPGIWLNKEAKDLLQLKDKVKEYPACQRFYDLLFPLSGCSKHHLPNVRDIRLTNAVKHRLFQYALFLWNKADKEERRTDTNNFLKVSCLLQLTDSSRNMMTLICKEEEDFERMAFKLEDKNFQSARNGMVRGSDQEGSGRYESYLLWWERGKKRLYVDCDVEKAAHLIIRRFLTLPAKRSRMIFPSIANTVMILEHQMTACLALFARLHSSDQVPVCLPESYLTMVQFWDSFRPVVDTKYSSTMFEAVDSNVKNEGNKERLFHSISSILKYLIDLTCGEVSSSFDVIGDALSLNNSKIEEADRAFVLFLTMLCNCGKGIPISSEKVLLKKWLSLHPNSDLPSQLQTDLNRIQEVKGYSDVVEILKGRLQQTRGEELLDLRWQSGKLWRDGPAQPTNYSPKFYNDVSILQSELIQLQVQEEVNRETKALDSEDIKGVNVDISEETMEVELTAEERQEKDEARSKIIDIEGAEIPRDRRLLGQVSIEDRTSKNELEEYLSKFTVDMTACPICKVTFKSSGEERALMRQQGIQEGSNPVFPEGLDGKEEMMETAENHQQSQAHKQKEQEFHAYWNLQNRLFATRTRKV, from the exons ATGGATCTCAAACAAGTAACCATGACGGCGCAAATGGCAATGGAAAACCGTGATTTTCCAAAGGCCCTGCATTTCCTATCCATGGCTCTTGCACACTTGGCGCAAGTTGCCTCACCCGTTGCCAGTGTATTTTTGCTTGTTCAACGAGCTGAGTGCTTTTGGCAGATGGGAGAATTCCAAGCGTCGGTCACGGATATGGAGCAGGCCATACGAGCTGGATTGCCCAGAGAGTTCAAGAATTCCCAG GAAGAAATTTGGAAGTGGACAGATCATGGCTTTTCCCTATATGAAAGGAGAGACTACTATCTTGCAGAGAGGTGTGTCAACACAGCATTTTATTTTCGCGAGGATCCTTTGGTGCAAACTTTTCTGTGTAGGGCGTTGATTCGTTTCGAGCTGAAGCACGAATCTGAAGCACGGAAAGACATTGCTGTGATAAAGAGGTTTGATTCACGCCTAGCTGAG GAGGCAGCTTTAACCCAaaaggaaaaggcctttgaagAGTTTAAACAGAAAAATTACGAAAGATCACTGACGTTGTTTCATCTGGCACTCCTGCTTCATCCTCAAGGTAACTCCAACTGGATGAAATTCAAACGATCAATCGAAAGCCACCAAGCAGATGCCTCCTTTAAACTGCAAAGATACGTCCAGGCACTCGAGATTGGTGAGCAATCGCACCATTCAAATTCAACAGTTAATGCG GACGAAGCTAAACGATGGAAAGAAAGGGGAAATAAGCTTTCGATTGATCCGAACACGGTGGAATTGGCGATTCGCTATTATTCACTTGCACTTAAATACACACCACCCTGGGAAAAAGAGCTTACAGCTGTAATACTTTCCAACCGATCATTTATGTACATCAAGAGAGGAAACAAGGAAGCGGCTTTAGAGGATGCAACGCAGTGTGTGAAAAATAAACCAGACTGGGCCAAG gCTCATTATCGTCTGGGTTCTTGCCTCCTAGCGAACCAAATGCTGAGCGAAGCCCTCAAATCCTTCTCCAGATCTCTTGAACTGTTAATTGGAGACTCAAATAGTATAGAACATCATAAAGAGGACACTTTTGATCAACTTCTCTCCGTAGCAGTGAGAGAGTCAG GTGACACATCAAGTATTCaatttaaaattccacaaaatcTAACTCAGAAAATGATCGATAAAGCAGTTACTGAAAAAGACTGGAACCGACTTTATGTTCTTTTTATGGGTGGCGGAGGAGAAAAGTGCTTTGAGACAGGCTCAGGGGGCCTAGGAACAGGATGTGATGCAATGAATGTTCCATTAGAGAGAATTATTCGCTGTGATTTTCCAAACCTGGACATGTTCATGAGAATCCTGTTGTATCATAATGCCGTTGCAAGTGAAGATCTTGTAGATGTCGCCTTTCAGCTAAAAAAATGTGAAGTTATGAATATGCTGCTGGAGGAATTTCCAGCTGCAGCAGCTCGTAAATCTGCCAAG AGATGTTTCAAGTCAGAAGGACAAGAAGCGAGTCAAAAAGGAGATAAACGGGGAGCAGGCCGTCTGTTTGAACTCTCTCTCAAGCATGAAGACCTTACGCCCGTTGAAAAGCAAGAAACGCTCGAGATCTTATGCGAACTGTACTTTGAGCAAAAGGATTTCACAAGATGTCTGGAGACAGGTCTAAAGTTAAAAGCCATTTACAAGGATGATCAAGACAGCCAG ATCAAACAAGCTACGTTGTGGAAAAACCGAGGTAGCGAACTGCATAAGGAGAACGAGTTCGATTTAATGGCTAAGTACTGTAGCCTCGCTATGGAATTTACACCACCGTTGAACAACGACGTAATGTCAGCACTTCTGAGCAACCGCTGTTTGGCGTTTAccagttcaaagaaatttaaagaagCTCTCACAGATGCAAAAGAGTGCATCGCATTAAAGCCGCAATGGTTCCGG GGTTATTCACGTCATGGAACTTGCCTTTCTCTCTTAAAACGTCACGTAGAAGCTCTTGGAGAGTTTTGTAAAGCGTATACCTACGCACGGAATGAAAAGGAGAAGTATGCGATGGCCAGAGAGGTGATTTCGACTGCAATGGAAATACCAG GTGGAGAGACACACATCACATGCACAATTTCTCCTTCATTGCTTTTACATTTGGTAAAAGAAGCGAACGAGAAGTCTGATTGGAAAAAACTCCACTTTTTGTACCTTGGTACAAAATACAGAGGGATAGCTTTTGAGTGTGACGCCTCATTCGTGCCTTTGGATCTTCTGATTGCGGAGTACGATATTGAAGATCTGGATAAGCTTACTGGACACCTCTTACGGCAGGGAGCCCAACCTGATGGATTGCGAAATCGTAAATGCCCTCCTCTTCtagttgccatggaaatgatGAAGTTTCGCGTAGCAGTTACTTTGTTAAGGAACAACGCTGATCCGTGTTGCATCGTGGGAAGTGATATCTTTATCAACAGAGAG GGTAAGCCTAAACAATGGTGTCATCTCGGTTGCAAAGCActtgaaagaaacaattataAGAAGGCAGTTATGCTTCTCAACATGAGCCTCCATCTCTCGGATGTCAACACAGAACCGGTGATCCAAACACAAACATACCACGCCTTGGCAGAGGCATACTTCAACATAAACGAGCACGAGCTAGCCCTCGATGCGGGGAAAAACTGTTTTAAACTCCAGTCAGTCAAATCAGAG GAAGAAGCTTATCGATGGCAGGTGCGCGCATCCAGCATATTTGAACAGCCGGACCGTCGCTACGACGGTATTTGTAAGGAATACGTTAATTTAGCTGTGAAGTACACTCCAGTTTATTCCAATGCTACCCTATCGTTTTTGTTATGCCTTCGATCGAAGGTTGAACAACGATTAGGGGATTACGCCAGAGGATTGGAAGATGCAAAAAATGCTTTAAAGATGGATCCAACAATGTTAGAG GGATATCTCCATCATGTGATATGTTTACGAAGACTTCAAAGATTACCGGAGGCGATGCAAGTGATAAATGAGTACCTTACCCAAGAGACTGATGAAAAACTCATGAGCAGTCTTCTGAGTGAAGCTTTGGACATTTCTGTCAAGCTTCAAG agGGGACCTTAGCCCTGACAGCTCCTATCCCGAGTCATCTGTTGACGAACCTAGCGAAACAAGTGATAGAAAGAAAGGAATGGGACAAGCTGAGGGTCCTGTTGATCGGCGGGGGAGGGCCATCAAGGCATGCTCTTGGAGAAGGTGGACTGGCGCCAGATATTGACGCCTCAGTTGTTCCTCTTGGTGAAGTGATTCACCATTTTCGTTCCAAACAAACCTTGCTAATGACAACTCTCCTCGAGCATGGAGCCGCAGCAAACGCGATCGACGGATCCACGTTTATCCCTCTTAACGAAGCCATTGAAAAGGAAGACGAAGCACTTGTGGAAAAACTTGTTCAAATGGGGGCAGACTGTTCTGTAGCTGGCGATGATGGGCAACCTATGATTCACAAGGCATTGAACAAAGGCCTTAAAAGTG GAAATTTCACATACTTAAAAGCAATGATGGGATCGCGTATCCCTAGCTTCCAAACTGCTCAAGACAGTGAGGGAAATAGTCTTTATCATATATGTGCCAGGAGGAAATCACCAAAACACTCATGTTACGCCATCAAACTGCTGCAAGATGCAAATATCAACCCACACATGCGCAACATGAAGGGAGAGCAGGCTATTGACATGCCTCACCTAAGAGATCGTCGCTGGAAGATGATAAACGCTGCTATGCGTTCCATTAAGTTGGCCAAGAGTGATGTTGATAATTCGGGAACAGATTCCAAGTGTGCCTCTGTCAAACAAGTAAAGCTTCAAGAGTTCAGTCCcggaaaagatgaaaatgacTCCTGGTCCACTTCTACCGATGATAACAAAGTGCATGAATTGGAGGAAGTCAAAATAATCATGGTTGACGAAAAACAGCAGTGGCGGAAAGAAACCGTAGAAAACATTAAAAAACTAATAGACTTTTTCTCAACAAATTTTAGCTTTCCGTCTTTAAATAAACCAGAAGAACAGGAAGGTAAGGGAGCGTTGAATCAGCTCAGCGTACCTCCTAACATGGCCACTGAACAAGAAAACGACAACAGATCTGATGTCACCGACGATGATGTTCTTGAGGAAGAACCCATCGATGAAGAAATGGAGACCAACATCGACTTTAATTCGCCCTTTGAAAATCTTCCTTGGGAAGTGGACTGCACAGATAATGTTTGGAAGATCATGAGGAGTCGAACTGTTGGTAACAACTTGCGAAAACGCATTGTGAACAAAATACGAATGCTAGCGAATGGAAGATGGAGTAAGAAGCTTTGCAAGAGATTAGAGGGCCAACCAAAGAGAGAGGGTATCCAGCTTTACGAATCAAAATTGACCAAAAGTCAGAGAATTATTTGGGAAAAGACTGTGGCCTTTTCCAATAGATTAAGCGATTCCCCAGAAAATCGCTTGAACGCAGCAAATTCTAAAGGTAAAATTTACTCTGACATAATCCGAGTATGGGACATTGTGTTGGACCATCAGAGGCTTCAGCGATCAATCGACCACATCACTAAATCACATAATCGCGGGATGAGTTGCCTCATGAAGACCAAGTTAAAAGGGATCCCTAGAGAATATGACAAAGAAGATGCGTCATCAGCTCTGTGTCTACCAAGTAAGTATATGGAAATTGAAGAAAGCAACCAAGCGCCGCAGCCTTTCGTTAAAAAAGAAGTTCGGAAGAAGGCTAATAGTGGTTTGGCGCAGATCTTCTATCCACCAGCAAGTTCAAATGATCAGGAATATCACATCCTCAAATTTTACTCGTTCAATTCAGCCCTTGTAAAATCAGTTCTTGAAAGCGACTCTTCCACAAAGGTTGACTTTCCCTTCAAGGTGACGGAGCTTGAGTATGCCATTGTTAACCTTCAACCAAACCCAACGACTCCGATCATCTTATTAGGTCGCAGTGGTACAGGAAAGACCACCTGTTGTCTTTATCGCTTATGGAACAAATTTCAGTGTTATTGGGAAAAGGCCCACACTGCTGGTCCATACATTCCAAAGTATTTATCTCCTGGGGATGCAATGGTCCAGAATGATGAAGAAGATACAAAAGAACCAATCGAACAAGAGGCTTGGAGAAAAGACGGTCCTTCAACATCAACGCATGTTTCTGAACAAGAGGGTAAAGCTCAGGCTGAATCTGCCACGGCTTCAAAAAAACAAGGCGAAGAATCTCAAACGCAAACATACACCGCACAGTCTTGCAATTTACCCAGCGAGAACATCCAGTGTAAAGAGGACAAACCTGAAGAAGCAAGAGGCTTTAACCTGGAACATCTTCATCAAATGTTTATAACAAAGAACAGTGTCCTGTGCAGTGAAGTAGAAAAAAATTTTAGAGAACTTTGCCATGCTTGCCCTGCCGCGGAGTCCCGCATTAAATTTGAAGGCAGATCTATTCCTGCAAGGATTCAAGACATCCACGAAGAGGAGTGGCCCTTATTTGTAAACTCAAGGGATTGGCTTTTGATGCTTGATGCCTCGCTTCCAGGTAAGCCCTTTTTCAGGCGCGCTCAAGATGGCACCTTGCTTAGACAAATCGAAGGTTGGGCAGAAGAAGATGATCATTTAAAGGTTATTCCAGCAACAGATACGGAtgaggaaagtgatgaagaGGAGTTTGGAGAAATGACAGAAACTGACAAGGAGAATGAAGACCCAACCGACAAAAGGAAGGAACAAAAACAGCAACGAGATCCGAGAAGAGAAATCACTTACCAGGTCTTCCACGGCGAGATTTGGCCAAAAATGCTAAACTCTTCCAAGGAGAAGATTGAGTTCCATCCTACTTTAGTGTGGACGGAAATAAGATCCTTTATAAAAGGTTCTGTTGAGGCACTGCTGAGTAGCAATGGAGTGCTTTCAAACGACGATTACATGTCCCTGGGTAAGAAGAAGGCAAGTAACTTCACAGCAGATAGAAGCATCATCTATGGTCTCTTCCGTATTTATCAACAAGTTCGACGAACAAAAGGGCTGTTTGATGAGGCGGATTTAGTTTTCAACATTCATCAGCGCCTTCAGAAAATTACTGCACCTGAGTGGTCAGTACATCAGTTTTACGTGGATGAAACCCAAGATTTCACACAAGCCGAGTTGTCTTTATTGATTCGTTGCTGTCGATTGCCAAACGAAATGTTCTTTACTGGTGACACAGCGCAAAGTATTATGAGAGGAATTGCATTCCGCTTTGAGGATCTAAAGAGCTTGTTTCACCATGCCAAAGAAGCAGCAGACATGATAGACCACCCTCTCCAATTGAGAGTTCCCAAGAAGTTGTACCAGCTAACCTACAACTATCGATCACACGCGGGAATTCTTAATCTGGCCTCAAGTGTCGTTGACTTACTTCTCCATTATTTCCCTGAATCCTTTGACAAGCTCAAGAAAGATGAAGGGCTTTTCGATGGACCTAGACCAGTGTTGATAAAATCGTGCAGTCCATCTGACCTTGCATTGCTTCTTCAAGGAAATCATCGAGAGTCGTCTAGAATCGAATTTGGAGCGCACCAAGTTGTTCTCGTAGCGTCTAACGAGGCCAGAAACAAACTTCCAGATGAGCTACAACAAGCACTTGTCATGACTATATACGAAGCCAAAGGGCTAGAGTTTGATGATGTACTGATATACaacttcttcaaagattctcag GCTCGAAAAGAATGGCGAGTAGTGACAGGTTTTTCTGAGAATCTAAGCACGATGAATGCTACAAGCTCAACCGGTTTGGCCGAAATACGCGAGGATGATCTTACCGTGTGCTATTCTCGCCCCTTGCAATTTGATCCTGAAAAGCACAAAGTACTCAACTCTGAGTTGAAGTATTTGTACACTGCGATCACTCGAGCAAGAGTTAATGTCTGGTTCTTCGACGAAGACGAAGAAACCAGAGCACCAGTTTTCGAATATTTTCAGAAACTTGGCCTGGTGAAGGTCGTTTCGTTATTGCAAAATGGAGAAGGCACAAGAGACCTCACCAACATGTTTGCTGTTAAGTCGACACCAAAAGAATGGCAAAAAGGAGGTCATCGCTTCTATAAGAAAGGACTTTGGGCATTAGCAATGAAGTGTTTCGAACGTGCTGGTGACCAATCAATGGTTGAAAAAAGTCAAGCACGGCAACAGGCAGATGAGGCCTTGAGGTTTCGTTACTCAAATAAACAGAAGATGCGAGATGAATTCCTCAAGGCAGGAGAACGGTTTTTAAAGTGTGGTATGCCTGAGGAAGCTGCAATTTGTCTAAAAAATTCTCAGGAATTCATTTTGGTGGCAAAGCTCTACGAGAAAACGGGGAAG CTGCAAGAGGCAGCCCGACTCTTTAAAAAGAAAGGATTGCCAACTGATTCAAGCCGGTGTTACGAATCACTGAATAACTATCGCGACGCAATCGAGACCTTGTGTCAATCCGACCATTTTGATGAAGCCTTAAAAGTCCTGGAACGCTTCAACATCCTGTCTTCCAGTGGCGACCCAGAAAGCCACCAGGGAATCATTCCGCCCAAATTGACTCGTACGACCGAAAGACTGCGTCACCTCCTTGCAGACAAACACTTAAACCAAGGGAATATGAAAGAAATGGAGGACACATTGAAGTACCTTCCACCGCATGACCGTATTGcgtttttcaagaaaagaaaactggtGAGTGAGGCAGCTAAGGCAatggaaatggaaggaaagaGAGAAGAGGCGGCACTGTTTTTGAGGGACATGGGTAGATTACAGGAAGCAGTAAAATATTCCACCAATCCCAAATTCTCTGCAGATTGTTTACTGTCACTAGTTCGCACCGCAAGCAGGGTCAGTAAGATTGACATTCCAGGAAATCTCAAAAGAGCTCTTGAATTCTACAAAAGTTGTAATGACATCAATGGACAGGCTGAAGTATTTCTCCTCAGAGGGAAGTTGTTGAAGGAACCTCAGACACTCCAGGACGCTGGACGTTTGTTtgacaaaagcaaaaattgcTGTGGGGAAGTTGAAAGTGTAACGGAGTTGTTAAAAGCAACAGATTTCTTGCCTCCAGAAAAGTTTGGTCAATGGATGGCTGTACGGTCGTTAGAAAGGTTGTTTCGTCTCCTAAGCCTTCTTCTGAAACCTACTAAACAGCTTTCTAACGTGGAGCGCAATGATGTCGAAGGATGTGAAAAGCATTTTGGAGTTTTCACGGCAGGGTTTGCTCAGAGAAAGGTGTATTTGTACGCCAATGGAGGCAGGTTTGCGAAAGTGGATCCTcaatttattgaaagtaatgCTTCAAAAACTGAGGTCACAATCGACGCAGTTGAAGCCCGCCAGAAGATTGCCCGTTTCCTCATCAATGAGTGCGTCTCCCTTCACCAATTCATTGGCCGGATGTTAGAGAAGTCACTCAGGAGAAATTCACTCTGCAGGAATGTTACAGATGGAGCACCGTGCGAAAATCTTTGCTGTGAGTTCCAGGAAAAGGATTCTAATGATCTTTTCAACAACACCTTCTATTCCATGCTCAATTTTGTTTATCTGGAAGCTGTTATCAGCCAAGAAGTTCCAGGCATTTGGTTAAACAAAGAGGCGAAAGACCTTTTACAACTCAAGGATAAGGTCAAGGAATATCCAGCTTGTCAGCGTTTCTACGACCTCTTATTTCCTTTATCAGGTTGCAGCAAGCATCATCTCCCGAACGTCCGTGACATTAGATTAACAAATGCAGTGAAGCATCGACTTTTCCAGTATGCACTTTTCTTATGGAACAAAGCAGACAAGGAGGAGCGCCGCACGGACACAAACAACTTCTTGAAAGTGTCGTGTTTGCTACAACTGACTGACTCGTCACGAAATATGATGACGTTGATTTGTAAAGAAGAGGAAGATTTTGAGAGGATGGCCTTCAAGTTGGAAGATAAAAACTTTCAATCGGCGAGAAACGGAATGGTCAGAGGTTCAGACCAAGAAGGTAGTGGTCGTTACGAAAGTTATCTGCTTTGGTGGGAGAGGGGCAAAAAAAGGTTGTACGTGGATTGTGATGTGGAAAAGGCGGCACATCTTATAATACGACGATTTTTGACCCTTCCAGCCAAAAGAAGCCGTATGATATTTCCTTCCATTGCCAACACTGTAATGATCTTAGAGCACCAGATGACCGCATGTCTTGCCCTGTTCGCCAGACTGCATTCGAGCGACCAAGTGCCTGTCTGCTTACCTGAGAGCTACCTAACTATGGTACAGTTTTGGGACAGCTTCAGACCTGTGGTTGACACTAAGTATAGTTCCACAATGTTCGAGGCAGTTGACTCTAACGTCAAGAATGAAGGGAACAAAGAGAGACTGTTTCACTCGATTTCTTCCATTTTGAAGTACTTGATTGACTTGACATGCGGTGAGGTGTCGTCCTCGTTTGATGTTATTGGTGACGCTCTCTCTTTGAACAACTCCAAAATAGAGGAAGCTGACAGAGCCTTTGTACTCTTTCTCACGATGTTGTGTAATTGCGGTAAGGGAATCCCCATTTCCTCAGAAAAAGTTCTGCTAAAAAAATGGCTTTCCTTGCATCCAAATAGCGACTTGCCAAGCCAACTCCAGACCGACTTGAATAGAATTCAAGAGGTGAAAGGCTATTCTGACGTCGTCGAGATACTAAAAGGCCGGTTGCAGCAAACTCGTGGTGAGGAGCTATTAGACCTTCGTTGGCAAAGCGGCAAACTATGGAGAGATGGACCTGCTCAACCCACCAACTATAGTCCCAAATTCTACAATGATGTTTCCATACTACAAAGTGAGTTGATTCAGTTACAAGTTCAAGAGGAAGTTAATCGTGAAACTAAAGCTCTTGATTCTGAAGATATCAAAGGTGTAAATGTGGACATCTCCGAGGAAACAATGGAAGTAGAGCTCACAGCCGAAGAGAGACAAGAAAAAGATGAGGCTCGATCGAAGATCATTGACATCGAAGGAGCTGAAATCCCGCGTGACCGGAGGCTACTTGGGCAGGTTTCTATCGAGGATCGAACATCAAAAAATGAGTTAGAAGAATACCTCTCTAAGTTCACTGTCGACATGACGGCCTGCCCAATCTGTAAAGTCACTTTCAAATCATCAGGTGAAGAACGTGCACTTATGAGGCAACAAG GGATTCAAGAGGGGAGCAACCCAGTTTTTCCAGAGGGATTAGACGGGAAGGAAGAGATGATGGAAACCGCTGAGAACCATCAACAGTCACAAGCCCACAAGCAAAAGGAACAAGAATTCCACGCGTATTGGAATCT CCAAAACAGACTCTTTGCCACAAGGACACGAAAAGTATGA